The Lucilia cuprina isolate Lc7/37 chromosome 5, ASM2204524v1, whole genome shotgun sequence genome includes a window with the following:
- the LOC124420258 gene encoding protein odr-4 homolog encodes INHSGGSFSPMDCRFVEKPFDWLTFESSYELDDVFPILDSDTEKINIETQFQATIETVRKHLAASEIFIQNENVENNQILETYVKQKRQGGGKFQTNEEGFKATIYLPVKCQASKSVNPVQVKEFNGTIRLHGVISSRVWCNPKNTMGDVKRFIREDILRSLMARIQVYCDGLTEPNISSDAIFISEPPRRVYFNVNTSTTGSSGANIQFSEYIFRGETPTVAAAQAKQILDLDIATSSIVGDVESLPEDDSFSDTSFELQTAKQQLLKLAEESASKRDLTRTMYMLGISVALLVLIISIVMHYFFK; translated from the coding sequence ATCAATCACAGTGGTGGATCCTTTTCACCCATGGATTGCCGTTTTGTGGAGAAACCCTTCGACTGGCTAACCTTTGAAAGCAGTTATGAACTAGATGATGTATTTCCCATCTTAGATTCGGACAcggaaaaaattaatatagaaaCACAATTTCAGGCAACAATTGAAACAGTTAGAAAACACTTGGCAGCCAGtgagatttttatacaaaatgaaaatgtagaaaataatcaaatactGGAAACGTATGTCAAGCAAAAACGTCAAGGAGGTGGAAAATTCCAAACAAATGAAGAAGGTTTTAAAGCCACCATCTATTTACCTGTCAAGTGCCAAGCCAGTAAATCGGTTAATCCTGTACAAGTGAAGGAATTCAATGGTACCATACGTCTACATGGAGTTATTTCCTCTCGCGTGTGGTGTAATCCCAAGAATACAATGGGAGATGTTAAACGTTTTATACGTGAAGATATTCTACGTTCTCTTATGGCCCGCATACAAGTGTATTGTGATGGTTTGACGGAACCCAATATCAGTAGTGATGCCATTTTTATCTCTGAACCTCCTCGAAgagtttattttaatgttaataccTCTACAACGGGTTCATCAGGCGCCAATATACAATTCTCGGAGTATATATTCCGTGGTGAAACTCCCACGGTAGCAGCAGCCCAAGCTAAACAAATACTCGATTTAGATATTGCCACCTCTAGCATAGTGGGCGATGTGGAAAGTCTGCCCGAGGATGATTCCTTTAGTGACACTTCTTTCGAATTGCAAACGGCCAAACAGCAACTCCTTAAACTAGCGGAGGAATCAGCTAGTAAAAGAGATCTTACACGCACCATGTATATGTTGGGCATATCGGTGGCTCTTTTGGTACTCATCATTTCCATAGTTATGCACTACTTCTTCAAATGA
- the LOC111675718 gene encoding protein odr-4 homolog, which produces MPMILLSKSDEEYLQKCATQMNFAYGIIIGQKAEPGKYVIVHLAKNGEEEIDFPVLNQEEGAASHGPQKVEDIDLQALSNQWLSAHKMIPGSFNILGIFVTGIRKDHIDEQSEEFKTAKRLFYDMHK; this is translated from the exons ATGCCTATGATACTATTGAGTAAATCTGATGAAGAGTATTTGCAAAAATGTGCCACACAAATGAACTTTGCCTATGGCATCATTATTGGCCAG AAAGCTGAACCGGGCAAATATGTGATTGTTCACTTGGCCAAAAACGGCGAAGAGGAAATTGATTTTCCCGTACTTAATCAGGAAGAAGGTGCCGCTTCTCATGGTCCTCAAAAAGTGGAAGATATTGATTTGCAGGCCTTATCAAATCAATGGTTAAGTGCTCATAAAATGATTCCTGGTTCATTTAATATATTGG GTATTTTCGTTACTGGCATACGTAAGGATCATATTGATGAACAATCTGAAGAATTTAAAACTGCCAAAAGACTGTTTTATGATATGCACAAGTGA